From the genome of Lutra lutra chromosome 8, mLutLut1.2, whole genome shotgun sequence:
AGCACCTGGCAGggcgtctgcttgtccctccccctcttcctctgcgaCTCCCCCCGCACTTatacacatacactctctctctctctctctcaaataaataaataaaatcttacaaaaaaaaaaaaaacaccaaaaacaaaaacaaaaaaacccacaaaaaacagaGCTGAGCTGCTTTgctcactttctcttctctttcctttcccccatttCAGCCCTCTGCCCCTGGGAGCCTTTGAGAGGGATCCATGATATAGTTTGAAACTCACCATTCATTGGTTCaaacttggaaaaatatattGCTAATCATAAAAATAGTCTTgtatttcccccccaaaaaaatgacTTATTAAGAAACATAAAGTGTAGTCTATGTCCTGAATCATTAATTAGCCAAGGCCAACCCTCAAACCCATGGTTGGAGCCATTTTCACATTGTTTCTTTctaatagatttaattttttagagcagttttagattcatagCCAAATTGAGTGGGAGGGACAAAGACTTAGTGGTCCACACTGGGGCCAGCTGGGTTGTTGGAACACTGAGATACTTCTGGGCTAGTTGGTAAATTGCTGCTGCTTCCCGAGACCCTCAGTGCTCCCCGACCCCTCTCCCATTTGGGCCATCCCTGCCGTTCCTAAGAGGCCCTGGCAGGGGAGGGATCTCCATGGCCCCGCTACCCCAGCATCCTTTCTGTTCTGCTGGTGTCTCTGACCTATCAGTTGTTAATCATTTTGAACATCACCCTAGACGGGGATTCTGTGGACCTGCCCACAACCTCCCGCATTTTCCCAGCCTAAAGGCGAGCCCTGTGTTCAGTTGGCAGGAGCCACATACATGGACATTCACCAGGCTGGAGGAGGGATCAACTTTACCGTGGAGCGCACGCGCCAGGCCTCGGAGGAGGAGCTGTTCTGCTCCTTCCAGGAGCGGCTGCAGTGCATGATGAGGGCGGGGACCACGCTGGTGGAGTGCAAGAGCGGATACGGCCTCAACCTGGAGACCGAGCTGAAGATGCTGCGCGTGATCGAGCGCGCTCGGAGGCAGCTGCCCATAGGCATCTCCGCCACTTACTGCGGGGCTCACTCGGTGCCAAAGTAACCTCAGCTTGCGGGTTTGACTGGGGGCATTGATGGGGCATTGAAAACAAAGAAGGGGTCAGGTGGTCCCTAAGTGGGGACGCACTGTGGTGGTGAGGGGGAGGGTTAGGGCGTCGGACCGGGTGGAGGTGTATCTATGCTTCTGTTCTCGCAGAGAATTCAGTAGAAGCTGTTAGAAAGGTGTTCTGATTCTAATAGTCCTCTCACaagggtggttttttgtttgtttttgtttttaagattttattcatttgagagagagagagagaacacaaagggagagggagaagcagactccctgctgaacagggagcctgatgtgaggcttgatgccaagattctgggatcatgacctgagccgaaggtagacacttaactgactgagctacccgggtgccCCTTGCAAGGGTTGTTTTAAGAAGGCAATCCCCATCAGACCCAACGGTTTTACTGGTCTGCTAATGatgaaggaggaaatggagatATTCAAAATTCTTTTGGTTAACAGAAAGCAATGTCCTCTACTAGATCCTTTAAAATGACAGATATGACTTTAAATAGTTGCCCGTGACCATATAATTGCACTTTAGAGATTAAAAGTAACACTCCGTAGGTGATAGAGCAAATCTCTAGGTCAGGATGACTcagaatagtttttattttcgTTCATCTTTTTGTTTAGCAGcaaacatgtttgttttcttgttgtaaATGGTTTTGAGCTTTCCTTTTACCTAAAAAGTGTCTCCTGTATGGCTTTGTTGTAGAGAATTCTGTCCCTTTCTGCATCTGCTTCTGCATCTTACCTGTCCCAGAATTTCTAGAGCCAAAGGCCCACAGTTCCAGAATTAAAAGGTCCAAAAGAAATCCAggacttggggggcacctgggtggctcagtcggttaagcagatgccttcaggtcaggtcaggatcccaggggaTCAAACCCCtaattggctccctgctcagcagggaatctgcttctccctccccctgctcttgttctctctttctctcaaataaataaaatctttacaaataaaatccaAGACTTAAAAATTAACAGGACAAAGTCTTAGTGAAGTCTTGAGTTTTGATAACTTAGATATGTAAGTACTACAGGCTTATTTGAAAGTTtcatgatggggcgcctgggtggctcagttggtttagcagctgccttcggctcaggtcatgattccaggctcctgggatcgagccccgcatcgggctccctgcttagcggagagcctgcttctctctctccctctgcctaccgctctgcttacttgtgctctctatctctctgtcaaataaataaataaaatctttaaaaaaaaaaaaaaagaaagtttcatgacattttttttttaaagatttttatttctttatttgacagagagagatcacaagcaggcagagaggcccgcagagagagagaggaggaagcaggctctctgctgagcagagagcccgatgcggggctcgatcccaggaccctgagatcatgacctgagctgaaggcagcagcttaacccactgagccacccaggcgcccctcatgacatatttttatatttatttagtttcgtgcaatttggaaaataagtttaatgttaattttttgctTATCATTTCaatcagagaaaattaaaaaaattttttaaagattttatttatttattcaacccagagaaagagatcacaagtaggcagagaggcaggcagagagagaggaggaagcaggctccccattgtgcagagagcccgatgcagggctcgatcccaggaccctgagatcatgacctgagccaaaggcagagagaggcttaacccactgagccacccagatgcccccaaaataaaaaattttaacattaaatttatgattaagaattcagaaaattaagtagaaaagaaaaatatttaatatttctaatgatgtttttgtacatttttagcATTTGTACTTCCGAAATTATTAAAGCTTAAACCGCACTGAGACTTTTGGGACATCTGTctatagaaaactttttttttttttttttttccgaatgGAACATAAGGTGAATGATAGGCAGTGTAGGGTGGTAGAGAAGTCGTAGGCTTTGGAGCCATACCAGACCTGGGTTTCACTCCAGCTTTGCAACTTTCCCAGTGCGTGATTTTGAGGGCATCACTTAACTTTTTTGAACATCTATAAAACAGCTAAATAACACATAATTCTATATGATTGTCTTGAGAATTAGGGACAACATACATGAGCGCCTGTCTCATCACAGTTCACCTCTATCTTCCCACCAATACGTTTTTTGCTGAGCAAGAGACTTTGGCGTGCCAAATACAGGACTAAAGTTTTACAGAAATTTTCTCCTTATGCCAATGAGTCTCTGAGGTCTGATCCCCAGTGACACGGTCTGCAGCTCAGAGTATGCCAAATGATGGCTGCGTGACCTGTCTAAAGTTAGGTcgccagcaagtggtggagctcTGTATCTATCTGACTTCAAAAGCCCAGCCCTTTCCTATGTACAACTACCCCAGAATCTTAGAATTTCAGTGCCTCCCACAACCCTTTTTCCCATGCTTCTACAAATAgtgtggaagaagaaaaaggcagagtGAACAGTAGGGCCCAGCAAAGGAGCCTGCAACTAGGTAGTTAGGGAAGCATTCAGGATGCCCTCCATGTGTCCTTGGCAAGCAGATTCAGTTTTTCAGCCCCCATGGCCTTGCTGGCGTTCTCGAAGGCAACATGGCTGGGCCAGAGATGGATGAGCCCTTTGAGTCTCCGTGTACAGGGTGAGTGCCTATAGTAGTCTTATGGACATCTCTGCTGTGTCCTCATTGTTAAGACTCTTGAGGTATAATTTGGATTATTTCTCTACTTTTTGAGGCTTGAGGTCATTTGCTCATGGTTCATCAGATTCTTCAAGGGCCAGAAAACcaattaaatcaattttaaatttttttaaattaaaaaaattaaaaatttttaaattaaattttaaacaatttttaattaaattaaattaaaaatttttaattaaaacaatttttttaagattttatttatttatttgacagacagagatcacaagtaggcagagaggcaggcagagagagaggaagggaagcaggctccctgctgagcagagagcctgatgtggggctcgatcccaggaccctgggaccatgacctgggccgaaggcagaggctttaacccactgagccacccaggtgccccaaaacaattttttttttttaaagattttatttatttatttgacagagagaaatcacaagtaggcagagaggcaggcagagagagaggaggaagcaggctccctgctgagcagaaagcccgatgtggggctcgaacccaggacgtgggatcatgacctgagccgaaggcagcggcttaacccactgagccacccaggcgccccaacaattttttaattaaagaaaaaaaaattttttttttttttttgcttcatgtaaTCTCATTTTCTTGCCCAGAGGGAAGACCGCATCAGAGGCTGCTGATGAAATCATCAGTAGCCACCTCCCGAAGCTGAAGGAGCTTGCCAGAAGTGGGGAAATCCACGTGGACAATATAGATGTGTTCTGCGAGAAGGGGGTCTTTGATCTTGACTCCACCAGGAGGATTCTTCAAAGCGGAAAAGAGATGGGATTACAGATTAACTTCCACGGGGACGAGCTGCACCCGATGAAGGCTGCGGAGGTAGGGTCgaccttcttcttttcctttgtcaaCACTCACGCTATGGAAAACTTCATTAGTGGGTTCAGAGGTGGGAGGAGCCTTactgaaaagacagagaaacGGGGATTTGTTTGAACAATGTGTGGATCGGTCCATTCGAGCCTCGGAATCCCTGACCCCTGTTAGAAATGTACTTTTTTGCTGGTCGTTTACTTTTATGATCGCCTGCTGGTGGTATTAGTGGAAAAAGAAGTACTTCTGTGATCTTGTTTAGCAAACCCACACCCTGTTTTGGTTGGAACAGAAAGCCACGCTGGCAGAGCAGAGTAAAAATTGCTCATGTTGTGGCTAAGGTCCTCCTGGGGCAGCGGCCAGGGGAATGCTGGGAGAGCACGGCGGTCATGGTCACGTGATGCTCTTCTGACCTGTGTGTCTTGCCCAGATTCATTTATTCACGCTTTCAACAAATACATGAGtgtctgctctgtgctgggctctgagAATTCAGCCGTGaataagacagacagacacagtcCTCGCAGTTGCGAGTCTAGCTGTCTCTCCAAACCGCAGAGCGAAATAAACAACTGCCCTTGGGGCATAAGTACAGATGTGTATAATGTGGGCATAAATACAGACATTCCAGACGTGTCCAGTGTGATCTCTTCACATCGCTTCCGGATCTTGGTCCTGTGTTTCCTGCTCAGTGAATGACCCCATCGTCTAGTATTGTCTAAGCGGAAAAATTTGGACATCACCTTGTCTCCTTTCCCCGTCCCCTGTCCTGTTTTGGTCAACCAGCAAGGCCTCCAGGTTTGCCTCCTGATTATGTCCAGGTCCACTTCTCTTCCCCCGACCACCTAGTTCAGACCCATCAGGGCTCTCAGCAGATCTCCTGCAATGGCTTCTCTCCCCATGTCCAAGCCCGCCCGCTCTTTAATCAGTTTAATCCCTGCCCTCAGTgcatcttctcttcctctctgttgcTGGAAAGCCCTGAAAGGCTCACCCATGCCAGCAGGACAGATTCCCAACTCCGCAGCCGTAGGCTTACCCGGATCCAGCCCTTGCTTGCCTGCCATGTTCCTCTTTgtctcctccccctctgcttcccctgccctctttTCCGTGAGTCAGCCACCATGAACTGTGTTAAGACACTCGATCCCCACGCCTCTGCACATACTTTCTCTTGTCTGAACACCCCTTGGCTAACTCTCCCTCCCCTCCGTGTTTCTTCTTAGCTACACTTCTCTGGGATCCTTCCCAAACCTCTGCAAGAGGAAGTTACAGACCCTCCCCACACCTGTCCCACCGTGTTCAAATTGCCTCCGCGCTCCCTCCTGGATAGTAAAGGGGCTGACAATTGTCCCTGGGCCTTTGTAGCTCTGTCCCTGGAggttagcacaatgcctggcagaCAGGTAGCCTTTAGTGAGGACATAAATGGggcatgtttgttgaatgaatgtgagCTAGGTGGTCAGCAAGATACTTTTGGTGGCAGAGAGTGCACTGGTGAATTAAACAGGTCAGTTTGGGAGAGTGAAGGTGATTCCAAGGTTAGAAGGAAGCTCCGCCTGGGGAACAGTCAGTCTGTGGGGCATCCCACTCCCCAGGGCACCAAACCGGAATTGCTCTTAGACCCGATCTAGCTGCTGATGAGAGGCCAGCTCCGTCCTGCCCTGCCATGGCTGTGCTGCCTCCCTGGGCCATTGCTTAATGTCAAAAATGAGTCTACTTTCCCTTCCCTTGGAATGCTTAACACAATCACCTTTTAGCCTGGGgtactgtgtatgtgtgtgcatatgtgtgtgtgtgtgtgtaaatgtatcAAGCTGAGAagaaacccacttttttttttttttaagaaacccactttaatgGTATGTTTTCATTACCATCATAGCATTACCTCCTACTTTTCTTCTCACAGTCGAGCCCAGATTTTTCCTCTGGAGAGAAATCAAGCTCACGTGCATATTCTCAAATGATAcatataatttcacatttttccaaGGTTCTTTTCTTAACTGATCTGTTTTCCCTGAGTGCAACAGCACTGCAAGATACCTTTCCTTACTGTGTTTTTGACGATGCTGTAAGAATCAGACTTTATTACCAGTGTCACTCTGCGTGAAGAATATCAGTGAGCACTTGGACGTAAGGACAGTTGTTGAAGTAGCACACTAGCTAATTTTCCAGTGAATGTCTGTCACAAATCTTTTGCCCATCTGGGGGCTTGTGCTTGGCAGAGGCAGTTGCCAAGGCATTTTAGTAATAGattggtatttatttttgcaGGAAAAACAATGTTCTGGCCCTTTATtgattgttgttgctgttggtgaactcttctctctctgcccattcTGCTTAGCTcggggctgagctgggagcccaggccATCAGTCACCTGGAAGAAGCAAGCGATGAGGGCATCACTGCCATGGCAACGGCCCGGTGCTCGGCCGTCCTTCTGCCCACCACAGCCTACATGCTGAGGTGAGTTGCCCCAGTGGGTGCCAGGTGGGAGGACACAGACCCAGAGGCCTGTCTTATTTCATTGCCCTTCCACATTCCTTAAAAATGCAGATCAGGAAAACTGAGCTCTGGAAGATGCCAGTCCTGGAGCGAGGTTCAGGAGAGAGCTTAGACCCCAGTGGCCGTTGAGTGGTGGGATTATTGGGAAGAGTGGAGCTGCCCTTTCCTTTTCCCACCTCAGTTTTGGAATTTTCCAGTTAAAAAGTcaatatgtattacttttataactaCCAAGTAATGAAATAGGCTCTCCACTTTAAAAACATGCATCAGGTGTTAGAGATACTGGACAGTGTTCAGAATGTGAAGGAGCTGTTTTCTAAGAGGATGCAAGTGGGTACCACAGTCCTCAAAAATCCCCAGGcgtgggaggaaagaggagatgTGTAAGTATATTTTGTGAAATCTCCCCCAGGAATTTTGCTGTTTGCCCTCTATAGACTGAATACACATAACACAGTCCATAGTCCATCTTTATGAATGCCGTTTCAGAAGTTGGACAGTGTCTGGAGGCAGTTTGGGTTGTCGCCCACTAGGGGGcactactggcatctagtaggtagaGGCTAGAGGCCGTAAACCTCCACAGTGCCCAGAACCATCTCCCACCACAGAGAATTATCCTGCCCAAGAACCACCCAGCCACAAATTATGAACTGTGCCATGGTTGAGACACTCTGCCTTAGGCATTAGAAAAGCCAGGCTTCGAgtaacttttacatttatttatttattttttagagagagagggagtgagggcaCTCCCAGGTGCCTgtgagctggggggaaggggcagagggggagagagagaatctagagattcttcatgcccagtgtggagcctgatagggggctcagtctcaccaccatgacaccatgacctgagccgaaatcaagagtggacgCCTAactgagagccacccaggtgcccttcgagtaactttttttaagagagaagaaaggaatatgTCAGTGCTTTTCTCAAATATATTATGACGTTATACCCATACAGGTAATATTACACATTTCTCTTACCATTACTGTTCTCTGAATTTCAAGAGTAAACTTCATGTAGATTGCAACCAGGAAATATCAATCAATAACCATTCTTGGTATCTTGGCATTCCCAGCAAGTCTTAGTAGTCAGTCAGAGTCATCAATCGATACCTAATCTGGTTAATTTTCCATCACCAAGAAATGAtgtttgaccaaaaaaaaaaaaaaaatttcctttccctccccttgaatctCTTGAAGATGGAGCAAAAGCCCGAGACTTGCACTGTGAAGGGCAGCTCAGCAGCAAAAGTCTGAACTTTGTCCCTGCGCCAGAGGTGGCTGCCATCTGCGCTCACCGCAGGATGGGCTGGCCAGTTGGACAACAGGAAACACCACCGAGGCCacccttttctctctggcttctctgttttggtatttttctgaTCTCTCCAACAGGCCCAACCtgcagggctctctgctgggcctTGAATTCTCTCTTGACTCTCACTTCCAGAATAACAGTGGCCTTGTGCCCCTTCCTTTAATCATTATTGTATGCATCTTTGTGTATACTCTTTAAATTGATTTAGGATACATTCTCCTCAGTTTTTCTGGAACTCCCTTGATACTTCTAcagcatcactttttttttttttttctccttcaatatttctggaaggggaggggaggccatCCGAATGAActgtgcaggggcacctgagtggctcagtgggttaagtgtctggctccagctcaggtcatgatctcaggatcctgggattgagccccagatggGCTCCTTCTCCCAGCACCTgggagaagcctgcttttccctctcttcccccttatattctgtctcaaataaataaaatcttaagaaagaaagaaagaaaaaaaaggaatgaactgtgGAGAGATTTTAAGTTCTACCTTTCCACACGCTTATCCCTGCTTCACCCACCTCCTCTCATGCATGATGCTGATTGAggaacattatctttttttaaagatttatttatttatttatttttttgacagagggaaagaggtcacaagtagacagagaggcaggcagagagagagagaggggaagcaggctccccgctgagcagagagcctgatgcagggctcgatcccaggaccctgagaccatgacctgagccgaaggcagaggtgtaatccactgagccacccaggcgccctgaggaaCATTATCTTAAGTAGTCCTGCAAACTGTCCGTCATCGACTGTGAATGTTTCAAGGGCCTCAGTCTTGGCCTATAAACGTGTAGATTCTCAGACAACTGATTTCCATCTATCCCTCTCCCCAAACCCTGGGAGCCTTGAATAAACACTATAGCTCAAAGTTGTCTGCCTAGGATGACCCAGGCCCCCTTACAGCACCTGTCTGAGGAAGCCCAGCCCACCAGGAGGATGTACTGCTTGTTCCCGCAAAACCAGCTGATTGGCAGATAGGCCCCTGGACTTCCTCTTAGAGCACTTTACAAAGCTTGCAATTACAAATCCTTTCTCTGCAAAGACTTATATCTGAGATACAAGTCTCTGACCACCCAGGATTGCCTCGTCAAGGACCCGCCCCTTTTTCCTCCcaacttcctctttctttctttaaaacgcCCAGTTACCACTGCACAAATCAAAATTGAGTCCAGACCACACTGGATCCTTTTCCCTTTCGCAATAGTTATTACTGAATACTGTCCTCACCCTTTGAGCTAGTGTTTGGCTCCGTTTATCCCTGACATGACTTTTGAGTCACGTcctaaagaataatattttgccAAGGAAATCAAGGAGACACGCAACCCAGGAAGAAGTGCAGCCATTTTACATATAAGATTCTTGGGCCTTCAAGGTTTTAAAGGCCCTACCAGAAATGTTTGaggcccctctgcccctgcccaggaGGGGGAGagatatgaattaaaaaattgcaaactggaagttaataaaaacaacattattttaacctcattttttatatttgagagtccaaaaaaaaaagtgttattatttttttttaatgttaagttagatttttcttccttagcaAGGGTCTCTGGAAGTATGTAAAGATCCCAAAATAAACACTCCCAAATTAAAGAGGTTAGTCATGGGCAAGTCATTTCAAAAGCAGAGATAAAAATCAGGCATCCTGGGGTTCCACCTGACTTCACCACTCATCACTTAACCTTGagtgtctgtttcttcttccagaaCACAGAGGGGTTGGATATCTTGAGTTGGTTTCCACTGCAAACATCTAGTCTATAGAAGCTCTATTTCCAGAgacttccatctttcttttttttccttcctcttagaCTGAAGCAACCCCGCGCTAGGAAGATGTTGGAGGAGGGGGTAATCGTTGCTCTGGGCAGTGATTTCAACCCAAACGCATATTGCTTTTCAATGGTAATTACTTTTAATGTGCCTTTCCAAGCGGAGAATCAGTCTTCCACTGTGtgtatcaataatttaaaaatagttcccGAACTGTTAAAATGTACCAAAGATCTAAGAAACGATTATCTCGAGCAACAGGAAAAAAAGTGTAGACAGCAGGGTCTTTGGCTATTTCTGTGCCACACGAATGCctctaggcagagagagaggagagaaagttcTATGTGCATAATCTTTTGATTCAGCCTTGGGCGTGGTGGTTTGATGATAACTTACCTCCGTCTTGGAGGACAGCACAGGCTCAAAGAAATTTTAGTAAATAAGTGTGGAGGTGGGCTTTCATCTTACATAGATAGTGGTCTTGAAAAGTTGTAAATAAACACTCAGTACCCAGGGGTTCGGCGGGGGTAATCTCTCTAATAAAGGAATCTTTTCCAAAGCATAAGAATCTTTACATGTACATCAAAAGGTTCTCATACCAGTGTAGCCGGTTCCTCCCAgatatttaatttccattattGGTTGTGCTGCGTTGAGAAATGTCCTGGGTAGCAGCTACCATTTTGTTCCTTTCCTCTATTGCGGTTCTTAACTGCCTCAGCCGGTGGTCATGCACTTGGCCTGCGTGAACATGCGACTGTCCATGCCGGAAGCCTTGGCCGCCGCCACCATCAACGCAGCCTATGCCCTGGGAAGATCTCACACACATGGATCTCTGGAAGTCGGCAAACAGGGAGATCTCATCATCATCAATGCATCCAGGTGAGTGTTCTCCCAACGGAGCTATTTTATTTTGTGCCCCTTGTGATACGTAGGCTGGGTTTAAATGGCTTTTCTGCTCAATATTAGCATCTGGCCCTGAAGCCTCTGCAGCTCCCCAGTCTCCTTTACCATCACCCCTTTCCAACCAGCAAGTCTCCCTACGGGTCCTCGACTACACAGGGTAGACCAGCTTGTCCGGTCTCTTCATCTGTCTTCCATCTGCCCTAGATCTCTagggttttgttctgtttacCCGGACTGTGGACTTGTGCCTCCTGGCTCGTGTTCTTGTTTTTCTGGGGCGTTCTGACCTACAGCTGGCTCTGGGCGGTGCGTGTCCCAGCTCCTGCTGGCCACCCTGCGTTTGATTCATTACCTCTCTGGCTTCTCACTCTTACCAGATCCCAAAAGCCTTGCTTCTGTTTTCCTGCCACTGGGTTCTTATTACTCATCCACCGTCTACTGCCAAGTGGGCCTCCGATGCAACAATTTGAGTCTTATTTTTCTCAGTCTGAAAGTTGTAAATCCTTGACCCAGGAAGCCTGTTGCATTCCTTGGTCCTCAAGTTCCACTGAAGAAATCGACTTTAATTCAACTCTTCACTGTCTCTATCGAAAATAATGCTGATGTCACCTTTTACATATTACTTGATTGGATCAAATATTTTCAGGTCAAATACTTCAATAATACCATTAAATAATATTGAAGTTGTAGACTAGTTGTCATAGTAAtctactgttgttttttttttttttaaaaagccctttctCGATGACGAGGTATAAAGAAGTTTTTAGAGAATGTATTTCCACGTTAGCATTTATTGACAAAGTGATCATTTTGACGTGTGGGCATTAAAATATGTTTGATTTCTTTCTAGATGGGAGCATTTGATTTACCAGTTTGGAGGCCATCATGAATTAATTGAATATGTTGTAGCTAAAGGAAAAGtcatctataaaaaatgaaagatctgaaaggaaagagaagacctTTTGACTACATAAGTCAATGCGGTTGGAGTCCAAGTTAAAATACCATAGTAATTTGCCAGAGTGATGTcacttaaatatatttcagtGCTTTGTTAATCCACTTGAAAAAAACTAagtcattaatttcttttcatttaacacaTGCACCTGGACATCTAAGCAGGTAAATCATTTGGATCTCAATCTCAGAACATGAAATCATTTCACAGAGATTTGctacaaatattttgaagattaagaTGGTAGCGCATCATCGGAACGCCTTCATGGGGAAAAGCTGATTGGCAGTTAGGTAGACATGGCTTGAAATTCCCATTTTGTTTGTGCTTTTCAAGTTTCAGTTCTTAAACAGTACTTCATGAAAATTAGGGGATGGTGAGAAATCCAAGTGATATGCCCCAAATTAAGCAAATGTA
Proteins encoded in this window:
- the AMDHD1 gene encoding probable imidazolonepropionase — encoded protein: MAGGHRLLLENARQVVMVCARGERFLARDALCRLAVLEGASLVVGTDGFIKAIGPADEIQKMFSEESFEERIDCSGKCILPGLVDAHTHPVWAGERVHEFAMKLAGATYMDIHQAGGGINFTVERTRQASEEELFCSFQERLQCMMRAGTTLVECKSGYGLNLETELKMLRVIERARRQLPIGISATYCGAHSVPKGKTASEAADEIISSHLPKLKELARSGEIHVDNIDVFCEKGVFDLDSTRRILQSGKEMGLQINFHGDELHPMKAAELGAELGAQAISHLEEASDEGITAMATARCSAVLLPTTAYMLRLKQPRARKMLEEGVIVALGSDFNPNAYCFSMPVVMHLACVNMRLSMPEALAAATINAAYALGRSHTHGSLEVGKQGDLIIINASRWEHLIYQFGGHHELIEYVVAKGKVIYKK